In Leisingera sp. NJS204, the DNA window CGCCACAACACGATCGCCGGATTGCACAAAGGGGATCACCGCGGCAGCAATGGCCGCCATGCCGGAGGCAAAGCCGCGCGCTGCCTCCACGCCCTCCATCCGGGCGATGAGGCTTTCCAGTTCAGCCACCGTGGGGTTGTTGCCGCGGCTGTAGACATAGCGGCTGGACTCGCCTGCAAAGACGGCGGCCAGGTCCTCGTAGCGGTCGAACAGAAAGGAAGAGGTCTGGAACACCGGCACCGAACAGGCGCCATGCGGCATGGGATCATGCGGGGCGATGAGATCGGGTGTGAGCCGGTCGGACGCGGCGGGCAGGGTGGGCGAGTAATCGTTCATGCGGGAAGACCTTTCAGGGTGGCGTGCGGCAGGCGCAGCAGGATCAGAACGGCGGCGAGGCCAGTGAGGAGCGCCGCAAGCGACAGTGCTGGGGCAAGCCCGGCGAAGCCCCAAAAACCGGCGGTAGTGAACAGGAGCGGCAGGAACAGCCAGCCCAGCGGTGCGAGCCCCAGGAGAGCTGCATCGCGGGCGCGGGCGGTGGCTTGCAGGCTGACTTGGGCCGCGTGGCGCAAGGCGGTTGCGGGCAGCGACAGAGCGAACGCTGCCAGCGCGGGTTCGGCAAGGGACTGAACCGCAGGATCAAGGGTGAACAGGGCGCTGATTTGCGGCGCTGCCAGCAGACCCGTCAGCAGAAACAGGCTGGCGGTTGCGGCGGCGATGGCTGCGGTGGTGAGCGCCGCGCGGGCAAAGCGGGCGGTATTGTTTGCGCCGGCGGCATAGGCCAGCACCGCCTGCGCGCCGAGACAGAAACCCTCGACCGGCAGAGTGGCGAGCACCCAGAGCCTGAGGGCGATGCCCATGGCGGCCTGGCCAGCGGTGCCCTCGTGCTCGCCGGCCAGGCGGTAGAGCAGCAGAAAGGCGAGGCTGGCCCCCAGCACTGAGGCAGCCTCAGGCAGGCCGATGCGCAGAACCGGCCAGAGGCGGGCAAGGGCGCTGCCGGAAAGGCGCGGTCGCAGCCGCAATGGGGTGCGGGAAGACGTGAAATACCAGCCATAGAGGGCGAGAGTGGCAATCTGGGCCAGTACGGTAGCCAGCGCTGCACCGCGCACGCCGAGGCCCACGGTGAAGATCAGCAGCGGATCCAGCGCCATATTGAGCGTGAAGCAGAAGATCAGGCTG includes these proteins:
- a CDS encoding MATE family efflux transporter; this translates as MTALNLASPDLLRTLLRAGLPTAGGLSINAAHQGVDSYFVGQLGPEALAAVSLALPLTGLTAAIGVGLGIGTAAAAGRALGAGRKQEAARLASAAMALCLLLAALSAAALWLARLPLLDVLGATGAVREPALQYISILTLSAGLGMVQILCDFTAIGSGHARFSLFSLIFCFTLNMALDPLLIFTVGLGVRGAALATVLAQIATLALYGWYFTSSRTPLRLRPRLSGSALARLWPVLRIGLPEAASVLGASLAFLLLYRLAGEHEGTAGQAAMGIALRLWVLATLPVEGFCLGAQAVLAYAAGANNTARFARAALTTAAIAAATASLFLLTGLLAAPQISALFTLDPAVQSLAEPALAAFALSLPATALRHAAQVSLQATARARDAALLGLAPLGWLFLPLLFTTAGFWGFAGLAPALSLAALLTGLAAVLILLRLPHATLKGLPA